The following proteins come from a genomic window of Montipora capricornis isolate CH-2021 chromosome 9, ASM3666992v2, whole genome shotgun sequence:
- the LOC138017203 gene encoding putative leucine-rich repeat-containing protein DDB_G0290503 — protein MTVKDNLELKNEIEQLKNLVRNQGNDLDELRKSVNFNDNDINQLKQSIKNIGDEKKQLQDKVLTANNPLNATREKLQQQVEESRYLEEELDNLEQYSGKNSLEIHGVPQDPYTSTEHVVIKVAEALNITIEPEDIEISHKIYRGKAIIARFVNHKVKCKLYKERTKLKSVKLSDILPSYPATSSRNHRIYLNENLTIRRKHILEEANRRKRDGTLLSVWTLDGKIFVKTSPTGNPSKISSVDDLDNL, from the coding sequence GATAATCTCGaactaaaaaatgaaatcgaacAGCTAAAGAATTTGGTGAGAAATCAAGGTAACGATTTAGATGAGCTGAGAAAGTCCGTGAACTTCAATGACAATGACATAAATCAATTGAAGCAATCTATAAAGAATATAGGAGATGAAAAAAAGCAGTTACAGGACAAGGTACTGACTGCAAATAACCCACTCAACGCAACCAGAGAAAAACTTCAACAACAAGTAGAAGAATCTCGATATTTAGAAGAAGAACTTGACAACTTGGAGCAATATAGTGGAAAGAACTCGCTGGAAATACATGGAGTGCCACAAGATCCCTACACTTCCACAGAACACGTAGTTATAAAAGTGGCTGAAGCTTTAAATATCACCATTGAACCGGAGGACATAGAAATTTCGCACAAAATATATCGAGGTAAAGCCATAATCGCAAGATTCGTGAATCACAAAGTAAAATGTAAACTTTACAAGGAACGGACAAAATTGAAAAGCGTCAAGCTATCCGACATCCTTCCCAGTTACCCAGCGACAAGTAGTAGGAATCATCGAATATATTTGAACGAAAACTTGACTATACGCAGAAAGCATATCTTAGAGGAGGCAAACCGACGGAAACGGGATGGGACTCTACTTAGTGTATGGACACTTGACGGGAAGATCTTTGTTAAGACATCTCCTACTGGAAATCCATCC